From a region of the Kaistia sp. 32K genome:
- a CDS encoding M23 family metallopeptidase, producing the protein MPSAYPEPHHPLRVDLVHHLPEPPLPEPRRAGRNSLPKQAKQPKPTKPPKLAKTQIAIAHREGVRTIHLRPRTLALGGACLLVLSTLYFGATAYLVYRDDLLNAEAARQTAILASQNVREAREVEASAIYEGEIASLRGTIDSLTKEIDQLNAVRSKENAGVDQKVRDLLNRQKELELRQAALTKLSEAARRAGLDVPAPGSAKARSTKGRGKSNGPDVTGSISPTVAKPVAQFADMGLRSPGKGQKVGAGPAPMPPDPRLAPLARQLDAMQADQDAVVLAMAGKMSTRTRKIETVLKRLGRPVPKGRNQGRDQDVGGPFVPVSAGDIDFKSEVASLADEFDRFAKLRSIAQALPLKRPIGTADISSRFGTRKDPFLGRLAMHTGIDFRAPTGLPAKVVADGTVIAASYNGGYGNMVDVDHGNGVVTRYGHLSQIAVKVGEKVVAGRRIGNVGSTGRSTGPHLHYEIRINGQAIDPMEYLRAGQEISDWI; encoded by the coding sequence ATGCCGAGTGCCTACCCGGAACCCCATCATCCTCTTCGCGTGGATCTGGTCCACCACCTGCCCGAGCCCCCGCTGCCGGAGCCGCGTCGCGCTGGCCGCAATTCGCTCCCGAAACAGGCGAAGCAGCCCAAACCCACGAAGCCGCCAAAGCTTGCGAAGACGCAGATCGCCATCGCCCATCGCGAAGGCGTGCGCACGATCCATCTCCGTCCGCGGACGCTCGCGCTCGGCGGCGCCTGCCTGCTCGTGCTGTCCACGCTCTATTTCGGCGCGACCGCCTATCTGGTCTACCGCGACGATCTCCTGAACGCGGAAGCCGCGCGCCAGACCGCGATCCTCGCCAGCCAGAACGTGCGCGAGGCCCGCGAAGTCGAGGCGAGCGCCATCTATGAGGGCGAGATCGCCTCGCTGCGCGGCACGATCGACAGCCTGACCAAAGAGATCGACCAGCTGAACGCGGTCCGCTCGAAGGAAAATGCCGGCGTCGACCAGAAGGTCCGCGACCTGCTCAACCGGCAGAAGGAACTGGAGCTCAGACAGGCGGCGCTGACCAAGCTCAGCGAGGCGGCGCGCCGCGCCGGGCTCGATGTTCCGGCACCCGGCTCTGCCAAGGCGCGCAGCACCAAGGGCCGCGGCAAGTCCAACGGCCCCGACGTGACCGGCTCGATCTCCCCGACCGTCGCCAAGCCGGTCGCGCAATTCGCCGACATGGGCCTGCGCTCGCCCGGCAAGGGCCAGAAGGTCGGAGCCGGCCCGGCGCCGATGCCGCCCGATCCCCGCCTCGCTCCGCTTGCCCGACAGCTCGACGCCATGCAGGCCGACCAGGACGCCGTCGTGCTGGCGATGGCCGGCAAGATGTCGACCCGCACCCGCAAGATCGAGACCGTGCTGAAGCGTCTCGGCCGGCCCGTGCCCAAGGGTCGCAACCAGGGCCGCGACCAGGACGTCGGCGGCCCGTTCGTCCCGGTCTCGGCCGGCGATATCGACTTCAAGAGCGAGGTCGCCTCGCTCGCCGACGAGTTCGACCGCTTCGCCAAGCTGCGCTCGATCGCGCAGGCGCTGCCGCTGAAGCGGCCGATCGGCACGGCCGATATCTCGAGCCGCTTCGGCACGCGCAAGGATCCGTTCCTCGGCCGCCTCGCCATGCATACCGGCATCGATTTCCGCGCCCCCACCGGCCTTCCGGCCAAAGTGGTCGCGGACGGCACGGTGATCGCTGCCAGCTACAATGGCGGCTACGGCAACATGGTCGACGTCGACCATGGCAATGGCGTCGTGACCCGCTACGGCCATCTGAGCCAGATCGCCGTCAAGGTTGGCGAGAAGGTCGTCGCCGGCCGCCGCATCGGCAATGTCGGCTCCACCGGACGCTCGACGGGCCCGCATCTGCACTACGAGATCCGCATCAACGGCCAGGCGATCGACCCGATGGAATATCTCCGCGCCGGCCAGGAAATCAGCGACTGGATCTGA
- a CDS encoding ferritin-like domain-containing protein, whose protein sequence is MSSDLRSLAAASARIVATRDLDEKVELAFATAKAWFGRRLSLSAGTLDGAMPDRPGRPDRPILVPPRELPKRSVHSEHGRISMIHSLAHIELNAVDLTWDLVGRFVRVPLPRSFFDNWVQVGLEEAKHYALLADRLKELGAAYGDLPAHDGLWQATQETGHDLTARLAILPLVLEARGLDVTPPLIDKMNEVGDAASANILSIIYRDEKRHVAFGAKWFRFMCDRHRLPPEPTFRQLVIKHFRGPLKPPFNDAARSEAGMTPGFYRPLAPRANG, encoded by the coding sequence ATGTCGTCCGACCTCCGCAGCCTCGCCGCCGCCTCGGCGCGCATCGTCGCCACGCGCGATCTCGACGAGAAGGTCGAGCTCGCCTTCGCCACCGCCAAGGCCTGGTTCGGCCGGCGCCTGTCGCTTTCGGCCGGCACGCTCGACGGCGCCATGCCGGACAGGCCGGGCCGGCCCGACCGGCCGATCCTGGTGCCGCCGCGCGAGCTGCCGAAGCGCTCGGTTCATTCCGAGCATGGCCGCATCTCGATGATCCATTCGCTCGCCCATATCGAGCTCAACGCCGTCGACCTGACCTGGGACCTGGTCGGCCGATTCGTCCGCGTGCCGCTGCCCCGCTCGTTCTTCGACAATTGGGTGCAGGTCGGGCTGGAGGAAGCTAAGCACTACGCGCTGCTCGCCGACCGGCTCAAGGAGCTCGGCGCCGCCTATGGCGACCTGCCGGCGCATGACGGGCTCTGGCAGGCGACGCAGGAGACCGGCCACGACCTGACGGCGCGGCTGGCGATTCTCCCGCTGGTGCTGGAAGCGCGCGGCCTCGACGTCACGCCGCCGCTGATCGACAAGATGAACGAGGTCGGCGACGCGGCGAGCGCCAACATCCTCTCGATCATCTACCGCGACGAAAAGCGCCACGTCGCCTTCGGCGCCAAGTGGTTCCGATTCATGTGCGATCGCCACCGCCTGCCGCCCGAGCCGACCTTCCGGCAGCTGGTGATCAAGCATTTCCGCGGGCCCCTGAAGCCGCCCTTCAACGACGCCGCCCGCTCCGAGGCCGGCATGACGCCCGGCTTCTACCGCCCGCTGGCGCCCCGCGCCAACGGCTGA
- a CDS encoding peroxiredoxin, producing MPALPQGSPAPDFDLPTDGGGRISLADLRGHKVVLYFYPKDNTAGCTLEAIDFSAQAAAFEAAGTKVVGISADSVKSHDRFKKKHDLTIPLASDEEKTMLEAYGIWAEKQMYGRTFMGIVRTTYLIDAEGRIARVWEKVKVSGHVEEVLAAARSL from the coding sequence ATGCCCGCCCTGCCCCAAGGCTCCCCTGCTCCCGATTTCGACCTGCCCACAGATGGCGGCGGCAGAATCAGTCTGGCCGACCTCCGCGGACATAAGGTCGTCCTCTATTTCTATCCCAAGGACAACACCGCCGGCTGTACCTTGGAAGCGATCGACTTTTCGGCCCAGGCCGCCGCCTTCGAGGCCGCTGGCACAAAGGTGGTCGGGATTTCGGCCGATTCCGTCAAATCGCATGATCGCTTCAAGAAGAAGCACGATCTGACGATCCCCCTCGCCTCCGACGAGGAGAAGACGATGCTGGAGGCCTATGGCATCTGGGCCGAGAAGCAGATGTACGGACGCACCTTCATGGGCATCGTGCGCACGACCTATCTCATCGACGCCGAGGGCCGGATCGCCCGCGTCTGGGAGAAGGTCAAGGTCTCCGGCCATGTCGAGGAAGTCCTCGCCGCCGCGCGGAGCCTGTGA
- a CDS encoding AsmA-like C-terminal region-containing protein, whose protein sequence is MIVVGMLAAIVFTGPVEFDVVRERVIATLSSRLGPDYGVKVGRTTIDVDPVLGLVVEVDEVSIRDRDDAVVGRVPAARLAIDPLSLLRLRLDVRTIEISDADISLVRSRAGRVYLGTPNTIHRAERAQTDAAPAQSPAPAEPVAAEPPGEIDGGFPDLITALRTLNGALDPAIELALDRGFERLSIDASTIQVWDASRLQQRTFGHTDIALTVDAETGTVKANFDTSGYAGRWGIIAERTVDDTTGARMLSLVFSQLSLADINPDLGRPDSQLQSDVPLFGRATVRLNEKGEVENAAVRLDLGAGNIVSGIGKDTVLLDEATIRLRWDVPRRTIVVEPSSLFFGDTRMVVAGEVKPLSDKPDGRYSFNLESRNAMLFASDANAPPIIADRIAIVGTADIPARRLDFTDAAINTQGGSIAAAGSLGFDGATPSLAMAASFSPMAISTLKQMWPPFLAGGARKWVYEHVHGGTLEAGRFEAAVPAGVLWTGERVILPEDNMRLDMRLEDVSFTTIGNIPSITGASGNAVLAGSTFGVDMEKGLITAPSGKTLDVTVGAFAISNTAQRFPEGHIELQLEGDVGAMAEIADSEPILAMQRRSIDPATLSGRGQASISVKLPLKPGLTPSEVDWRVGLTTSGFASATPIEGKTIKNGALSMVATPAEVSIHGKATINGVQASIDLAQPLGDADGDGDGDEGRRKITLSLDAQARKQLGIGLDDVIGGTVGATVSDLGDGAKGQHYELDLKQARLVLQSVGWSKGIGVPAKLSFDLKPTKNGFAVDNMVATGDGFGFRGKAVLDAKYGLISAELENLALRKGDKLSVSLSRKGNGYSIVARGPSFDVRGLIAQYKAAAAGPNENAADISVDAKVGTLIGFNQATLSDAALVVQSRGGTVRKATVEGVLDSGGISLSYADSGDQAELRVNSGDAGSVFRFIDIYSRITGGRLTMTGRRVGATGPFSGIFDVLNFRIVGEPSMARLVSATNGSGPAATRTGVDPNNVPFDRMRLDYTKRGSIVVIDDAILRGATVGATFNGTLDLARQTVSLAGTYLPAYAFNNLFGKLPIIGLALGGGSQGGLIGVTFKVEGKLNAPSLMINPLSAITPGIFRKIFEFPVN, encoded by the coding sequence ATGATCGTCGTCGGCATGCTGGCCGCGATCGTCTTCACGGGTCCAGTCGAGTTCGATGTCGTCCGCGAGCGGGTCATCGCCACGCTGTCGTCGCGGCTCGGGCCGGATTATGGCGTCAAGGTCGGGCGCACAACCATCGATGTCGATCCCGTTCTCGGCCTCGTCGTCGAGGTCGACGAGGTGTCGATCCGGGATCGTGACGATGCCGTCGTCGGGCGCGTGCCGGCGGCGCGGCTGGCGATCGATCCGCTGTCGCTGCTCCGCCTGCGCCTCGACGTCCGGACGATCGAGATCTCGGATGCCGACATCTCGCTGGTGCGCAGCCGGGCCGGCCGGGTCTATCTCGGCACGCCGAACACCATCCATCGCGCCGAGCGCGCCCAGACCGACGCCGCGCCGGCGCAGTCGCCCGCGCCGGCCGAGCCCGTCGCGGCGGAGCCACCGGGCGAAATCGACGGCGGCTTCCCCGACCTCATCACGGCGCTGCGCACGCTGAACGGCGCGCTCGACCCGGCGATCGAGCTCGCGCTCGACCGCGGTTTCGAGCGCCTGTCGATCGACGCCTCGACCATCCAGGTCTGGGATGCGAGCCGCCTGCAGCAGCGCACGTTCGGGCACACCGACATCGCGCTCACCGTCGACGCCGAAACCGGGACCGTGAAGGCGAATTTCGACACCTCCGGCTATGCCGGCCGGTGGGGGATCATCGCCGAGCGGACCGTGGACGACACCACCGGCGCCCGCATGCTGTCGCTGGTCTTCTCGCAGCTGTCGCTCGCCGACATCAATCCGGATCTCGGCCGGCCGGACAGCCAGCTGCAATCGGACGTGCCGCTGTTCGGTCGCGCGACGGTCCGCCTGAACGAGAAGGGCGAGGTCGAGAACGCCGCTGTCCGCCTCGATCTCGGCGCCGGCAACATCGTCTCCGGCATCGGCAAGGACACCGTGCTGCTCGACGAGGCGACGATCCGGCTGCGCTGGGACGTCCCGCGCCGGACCATCGTCGTCGAGCCGTCCTCGCTCTTCTTCGGCGATACCCGCATGGTGGTGGCCGGCGAGGTCAAGCCGCTCAGCGACAAGCCGGACGGCCGCTACAGCTTCAACCTCGAGAGCCGCAACGCGATGCTGTTCGCGAGCGACGCCAACGCGCCGCCGATCATCGCCGACCGCATCGCCATCGTCGGCACCGCCGACATCCCGGCGCGGCGGCTCGACTTCACCGATGCGGCGATCAACACCCAGGGCGGATCGATCGCCGCCGCCGGCTCGCTCGGCTTCGACGGGGCGACGCCCTCGCTCGCCATGGCGGCTTCGTTCTCGCCGATGGCGATCTCGACGCTGAAGCAGATGTGGCCGCCTTTCCTCGCCGGCGGCGCGCGCAAATGGGTGTACGAGCACGTCCATGGCGGCACGCTCGAGGCGGGGCGTTTCGAGGCGGCGGTGCCGGCCGGCGTGCTCTGGACCGGCGAGCGCGTCATCCTGCCGGAAGACAACATGCGCCTCGATATGCGGCTGGAGGATGTCTCCTTCACCACAATCGGCAACATTCCGTCGATCACCGGCGCCAGCGGCAACGCCGTGCTCGCCGGATCGACCTTCGGCGTCGACATGGAGAAGGGCCTCATCACGGCGCCGTCCGGCAAGACGCTGGACGTGACGGTCGGCGCCTTCGCGATCTCCAACACGGCGCAGCGTTTCCCCGAAGGCCATATCGAGCTGCAGCTCGAGGGCGATGTCGGCGCCATGGCCGAAATCGCCGACAGCGAGCCGATCCTCGCCATGCAGCGCCGCTCGATCGACCCGGCGACGCTTTCGGGCCGGGGGCAGGCCAGCATTTCGGTCAAGCTGCCGCTGAAGCCGGGCCTGACGCCCTCCGAGGTCGACTGGCGCGTCGGGCTGACGACGTCGGGCTTCGCCAGCGCGACGCCGATCGAGGGCAAGACGATCAAGAACGGCGCGCTGTCGATGGTCGCGACCCCGGCCGAGGTCTCGATCCACGGCAAGGCAACCATCAACGGCGTGCAGGCGTCGATCGACCTGGCGCAGCCGCTCGGCGACGCGGACGGCGACGGCGACGGCGACGAGGGCCGGCGCAAGATCACGCTGAGCCTCGACGCCCAGGCGCGCAAGCAACTCGGCATCGGCCTCGACGACGTCATCGGCGGCACGGTCGGCGCCACGGTCTCCGACCTCGGCGACGGAGCCAAGGGCCAGCATTACGAGCTCGATCTCAAGCAGGCGCGGCTGGTGCTGCAATCGGTCGGCTGGTCCAAGGGCATCGGCGTTCCGGCCAAGCTGAGCTTCGACCTGAAACCGACCAAGAACGGCTTCGCCGTCGACAACATGGTCGCGACCGGCGACGGCTTCGGCTTCCGCGGCAAGGCGGTGCTCGACGCCAAATACGGCCTCATCTCGGCCGAGCTCGAAAACCTGGCGCTCCGCAAGGGCGACAAGCTTTCCGTCAGCCTGAGCCGCAAGGGCAACGGCTATTCGATCGTCGCGCGCGGCCCGTCCTTCGACGTGCGCGGCCTGATCGCGCAGTACAAGGCGGCCGCCGCCGGTCCGAACGAGAACGCCGCCGACATCTCGGTCGACGCCAAGGTCGGCACGCTGATCGGCTTCAACCAGGCGACGCTTTCCGACGCCGCCCTGGTGGTGCAGTCGCGCGGCGGCACCGTCCGCAAGGCGACGGTGGAAGGCGTGCTCGATAGCGGCGGCATCTCGTTGAGCTATGCCGACAGCGGCGACCAGGCGGAGCTCCGCGTCAATTCCGGCGACGCCGGCAGCGTCTTCCGCTTCATCGACATCTATAGCCGCATCACCGGCGGACGACTGACCATGACCGGCCGGCGCGTCGGCGCGACGGGGCCGTTTTCCGGCATCTTCGACGTGCTCAATTTCCGCATCGTCGGCGAGCCGTCCATGGCACGCCTCGTCTCGGCGACGAACGGCAGCGGTCCGGCGGCGACGCGCACCGGCGTCGATCCCAACAACGTGCCGTTCGATCGCATGCGGCTCGACTACACCAAGCGCGGCTCCATCGTCGTGATCGATGACGCCATCCTGCGCGGCGCAACCGTCGGTGCAACCTTTAATGGTACGCTCGACCTCGCCAGGCAGACCGTGTCGCTTGCCGGCACCTACCTGCCGGCCTACGCCTTCAATAATTTGTTCGGCAAGCTTCCTATCATCGGGCTCGCGCTCGGCGGCGGCAGCCAGGGCGGCCTGATCGGCGTGACCTTCAAGGTCGAGGGCAAGCTCAACGCGCCGAGCCTGATGATCAACCCGCTCTCGGCGATCACGCCCGGAATCTTCCGGAAAATCTTCGAATTCCCCGTCAACTGA
- a CDS encoding autotransporter domain-containing protein, translating to MSSRINRGRTARASLTAGVSLAVIAAITGTASATDITTDRTVSSQADLDALGGTINIKAPNFLHVISADNLVFSGTVQNENNSWTPSNNYGRFNKGGTGTLTFDGVTMTRGEAYVTGGTLALKGSNFIDYLAVGSGTGNRGAMTIGDGASARFNVTLSVGDWGGTGTVSQTGGTVTVSKDCDDLARCGAMHIGNQGGNGTYTISGGVLDINNARLTIGRNDRNEGNSTGLLEIQGGEVRIGEKAYLTIGFGGELADRAGTASGEIHQTGGVLSIANGSQLHLAGRGTGTYDLDGGTLKIGGNSLMANRPNTTGAYTFNLGGGTIKVDGQKLVTSVNATLKEGTVSTIDTSGLGASWSGQLNGTGGLNKVGGGDLTIGTLSNQISGLRIAEGSVTLDSTTQFGLRDFDRPGPVNTTTTLDLAGGTQLNVNGNFSLGAEDRFIVGIDGNDQAGRIVVNGQADLQGATLEIGANPGLKANHDYTIVSADSFRQEGASDNFTLAPTDFAFVTPELLFGEIVGDKQNLALRLDRDKSFASAALTPNQAAAGNGLDSVGGGALYEALEVVSRANAPAALDAISGEVHASASGVLLNDGLFLRDAVLGRLQYPSKGAATPSVSLASGYAEGEKRSAAPFPGAPQAPVAEANTFWSQAFGSWGHSDSDGNAAKVDRSTGGILVGYDRDFGRDWLLGVAAGYSRTNFDLDDRNSSGNSDNYHLLAYAGGKFADVNVRLGASYTWNDIDTTRNVVLPNYFEQVKADYSAGTTQVFGELGYDVAVGAATKIEPFAGLAYVHLSTDGYSETGGSAALTAASNNQSVTYGTLGLRADHKIAVGNTAVTLQGAAAWQHAWGDVTPTTALAFAGGDAFQVTGAPIAKDALLLKAGFDVDVTAGAKFGLFYAGQIASDAADNSVQGRLSVAF from the coding sequence ATGTCATCTCGCATTAATCGTGGCCGCACGGCCCGCGCGTCGCTGACCGCCGGCGTTTCGCTGGCCGTGATCGCGGCGATCACCGGAACGGCGTCCGCGACGGACATCACGACGGACCGGACGGTTTCGAGCCAGGCTGATTTGGACGCGCTTGGCGGCACGATCAACATCAAGGCGCCGAACTTTCTCCACGTCATCTCCGCCGACAATCTCGTCTTCTCGGGCACGGTCCAGAACGAGAACAATTCCTGGACGCCGAGCAATAACTACGGCCGCTTCAACAAGGGCGGCACGGGTACGCTGACGTTCGACGGCGTGACGATGACCCGCGGCGAGGCCTATGTCACCGGCGGCACGCTGGCGCTGAAGGGCAGCAACTTCATCGATTATCTGGCGGTCGGTTCGGGCACCGGAAACCGCGGCGCTATGACGATCGGCGACGGCGCATCGGCGCGCTTCAACGTCACCCTTTCGGTCGGCGACTGGGGCGGCACCGGCACCGTTTCGCAGACGGGCGGCACGGTGACCGTTTCGAAGGACTGTGACGACCTGGCCCGCTGCGGCGCGATGCATATCGGCAACCAGGGCGGCAACGGCACCTACACGATCAGCGGCGGTGTCCTGGATATCAACAATGCGCGCCTGACCATCGGCCGCAACGATCGGAATGAAGGCAACAGCACCGGCCTGCTCGAAATCCAGGGCGGTGAAGTCCGGATCGGCGAGAAGGCCTATCTGACGATCGGCTTCGGCGGAGAGCTGGCGGATCGCGCCGGCACGGCTTCCGGCGAAATCCACCAGACCGGCGGCGTGCTCAGCATCGCGAATGGCTCCCAACTTCATCTGGCCGGTCGCGGCACCGGCACCTACGACCTCGACGGCGGCACGTTGAAGATCGGTGGCAACAGCCTGATGGCCAATCGCCCCAACACGACCGGCGCCTACACGTTCAATCTCGGCGGCGGCACGATCAAGGTCGATGGCCAGAAGCTCGTGACCAGCGTCAATGCGACGCTGAAGGAAGGCACCGTCTCGACGATCGACACGAGCGGTCTGGGTGCGAGCTGGTCGGGTCAGTTGAACGGCACCGGCGGGCTGAACAAAGTCGGCGGTGGCGATCTCACGATCGGCACGCTGTCGAACCAGATCAGCGGCCTGCGGATCGCCGAGGGTTCCGTCACCCTTGATTCCACCACTCAGTTCGGCCTGCGCGATTTCGACCGGCCGGGCCCGGTCAACACGACGACCACGCTCGATCTCGCCGGCGGCACGCAGCTGAACGTCAACGGCAACTTCTCGCTCGGCGCGGAAGACCGCTTTATCGTTGGCATCGACGGCAACGACCAGGCGGGCCGGATCGTCGTCAATGGCCAGGCGGATCTGCAGGGCGCGACGCTCGAGATCGGCGCGAACCCCGGCCTGAAGGCCAATCACGACTACACGATCGTCTCGGCCGACAGCTTCCGGCAGGAAGGCGCGTCGGACAACTTCACCCTGGCGCCGACCGACTTCGCCTTCGTGACGCCGGAACTGCTCTTCGGCGAGATTGTCGGCGACAAGCAGAATCTCGCTCTGCGCCTCGATCGCGACAAGTCCTTCGCCTCGGCCGCGCTGACGCCGAATCAGGCGGCGGCCGGCAACGGGCTCGATTCGGTAGGCGGCGGCGCACTCTATGAGGCGCTGGAAGTCGTCTCGCGCGCCAACGCTCCGGCGGCCCTCGACGCGATCTCCGGCGAGGTCCATGCCAGCGCTTCCGGCGTGCTGCTGAACGACGGTCTCTTCCTGCGCGACGCCGTGCTCGGCCGCCTGCAGTATCCCTCGAAGGGTGCTGCCACGCCGTCCGTCAGCCTCGCTTCCGGCTATGCCGAGGGCGAGAAGCGCAGCGCGGCTCCGTTCCCGGGCGCCCCGCAGGCGCCGGTCGCCGAGGCCAACACGTTCTGGTCGCAGGCCTTCGGTTCCTGGGGCCATAGCGACAGCGACGGCAACGCCGCCAAGGTCGACCGTTCTACCGGCGGTATCCTGGTCGGCTACGACCGCGACTTCGGTCGCGATTGGCTGCTCGGCGTCGCCGCCGGCTACAGCCGGACGAACTTCGACCTCGATGACCGCAATTCGTCGGGCAACAGCGACAACTACCACCTGCTGGCCTATGCCGGCGGCAAGTTCGCCGATGTGAATGTCCGCCTCGGCGCCAGCTACACCTGGAACGACATCGACACGACGCGCAACGTCGTGCTGCCGAACTATTTCGAGCAGGTGAAGGCCGATTATTCCGCCGGCACGACGCAGGTCTTCGGCGAACTCGGCTATGACGTCGCCGTCGGCGCCGCGACGAAGATCGAGCCCTTCGCCGGCCTCGCCTATGTCCATCTCTCGACCGATGGTTACAGCGAGACGGGTGGCTCGGCGGCTCTCACCGCCGCGAGCAACAACCAGAGCGTCACCTACGGCACGCTCGGCCTCCGCGCCGATCACAAGATCGCCGTCGGCAACACCGCCGTGACGCTGCAGGGCGCCGCCGCATGGCAGCATGCCTGGGGCGACGTGACCCCGACGACGGCTCTGGCCTTCGCCGGTGGCGACGCCTTCCAGGTGACCGGCGCGCCGATCGCCAAGGACGCGCTGCTGCTCAAGGCCGGCTTCGACGTCGACGTGACGGCGGGCGCCAAGTTCGGCCTGTTCTACGCCGGCCAGATCGCCAGCGACGCGGCCGACAATTCCGTGCAGGGCCGCCTGAGCGTCGCCTTCTAA